A segment of the Salvelinus sp. IW2-2015 linkage group LG23, ASM291031v2, whole genome shotgun sequence genome:
ATGACAACCAGTTAACCAACTATGGGTTCGTCGATATATTTAGTAGTTGAAATTGTTAAGTTTAAGGTGTTTAGTATGAAATTAATATAAACTTAATTAGCGAAAAGTACTTTACCGAATTCGTAGTAACTAGTTAGCTGATCATCAGACTAAGCACGAGCGTCGAATCTCTCACAGTAAATTAAGCATCACGAGCCGACCAACTAAAAATAATTTAGGGAACAAAAAGATTGTTAACTTTACGGAAAAGTCGAAATGCCATAATAGAAAAGCAGATCACAAGCATATGACACGTATCTGTTAGTTTAGCTACCACAAGAGCCTTGAATGTTTACATATGGTGGTCCTTAGTGCCAAGAAGACGGGTTactacagggtttcccaaactcagtgcacgttttggtttttgccctattacgacacagctgattcaaataatcaactaccGGTAATCATCTAGTTTTGATCATAGTAGCGTTTATAGTAGCGTTTGGgtagaaaacaaaacgttcacCGCTTGGGTTCCCGAGGACAGAGTTTGGAAAGCTGGTTTAAAGGCAACCAACCAGATTTGTGGAAACTATTTTACAGATATGTCAATGATTGCTATTTTCATGATTGCTTTGCAGCATTACAGTTAAGTAAATTAATGTTTTTGAAGTGAAGGCAGCCAATTACAATGTGTCAAATGTACTGTGCTTATTCTTACATCTCCTTCTATGGTATATTGGCGATCGCACAATTTAATCTGCGTTCCTCCACCtactgtgatggaaacaggattcccaCAAATGGAACAAAATACCCAAATTTAAATATGTAAACGAAATCAAACTTTTCTGTWaaaaaataaataaaacagttcTTACATTTATTTTCCTTGGTTGTGGGTTTACAGTAATTGACAACACGGTGTAATGTAATGACGTGTGTGGATGGGTGGCGCTAGTAAACACATTTTGGAGGGATTCATGAAAATGGCTCCAGCTATGTACTTGGAAATTGGTTTCCTCATCGCTAACTAGCAGCTAACTCCAGCAGATGTAAAACTTGGCTTGCTGAGGAGGTAAGAGGAAAAAATAGTTAAATGAAACTATTTTCGGGGCTACGCATTTACATGGAGGAGTTAGAAACGGGTTTAATGTATCAAACAAAGTAACGCCAAGTGGCTTGCTAGCTTTTGAAGTTGTCTGCCTGTGTCAATTTCATTCAGGTCGCTGAAACGATAAGCGAAATATGCAGAGGGATGTGTCGAGCTACGCCATTGCGCCGTCTGTCAAAGTGAAACTCCTCAATGCTGGGTTTCTTTCTGCTGCAGACCTGTGTGACTTGCGACCTCTCCAACTCAGCAAAGGTAGCCAACCAGTCACTGTTATTGATGTTGTCATTACAGTAGTAGGTTATAATACAGTTACAGGCCATATACCGGGTGAAATGCATTACACCTAAATAACTCATATGTATTATTGCCAATATGTGGTACCTGCTAACTTTATTTTACAATGCGTCTCATAGTCCATTATATTTCTACCCTTCAAGCTTGTCCTCTTCATCAACCTCTCCATCCCTGTTATTGTAGAGGCCTGCATCTCCCAGGAGGAGGCAGTAGAGGTGCTGCAGGCTATGAGGTGTGAGCTTGGCCAGGAGagggcagcagcaggcaggctgACAGCCCTGGAACTTCTGGGGAGAGAGCAGGAGCTGGGCACTATAGTCACTTTCTGCTCAGCACTGGATATGGCCCTGGGAGGGGGCATGCCAGTTGGAAAGACCACTGAGGTCTGCGGGGCGCCTGGGGTGGGAAAGACCCAGCTCTGGTAAGCACTGGTACCTCTGTGTGGAAGAGTTACTCAACTTACTCATCTGTTTGTTATATTGTAGTAATAGCACAATAACTTTGTGTCCCTCAGTATCCAGTTGTCAGTAGATGTGCAGATCCCTGTGTGTTTTGGGGGGTTGGGAGGCAAGTCTCTGTACATAGACACAGAGGGCAGCTTCCTGGTCCAGAGGGCTGTGGACCTAGCGCAGGCAGCTGTGGAGCACTGTGGGCTTCTAGCAGAGGATTCAGGTAACTAAGTAGGACAGAACAAAAGCAATCACCCATGTAGGACTACTTATAACTGATTTGTGAAGCATCTATTTAGTGCTTATAAAGACTTCAAAACATTGAATGCATTTATTACATCGGTATCGCTATGTTGTCATACACATATAAAATGTATACTAGTCTATGAAGAATGAGATAGTATTTTGTAAATGCTCACATATTGTGATCAACAGTACTGGTGCATGCATTCAATCGCTGGTTGGTCGATTCTTCACAAAATGAACAACACTAGAGAGAAAAAGGGGTTCTGTCTTAGATTCAAGCCTATTGGAAACGTTTTGTAGTTTACTGTCTGCTGTGTTCTATCTTTTTTCCTTTTCCAGAACAGCAGGAAGCCTTGAAGGGGTTCACTGTGGAAACAATCCTCTCCAACTTATTCCTTGTCCGTTGCCATGACTACGTGGAGCTGTTGGCAGAGACATACCTCCTGGCTGACTTCCTGGCCCAGCACCCTGGGGTACCAATCCCCACCAATACGTCACTGATCCCAAAACAGCCAACCAATCAAATCCAAAGGGGTTATTTCTACAACCTCCATGTTGGGTTTGGCTCTGTTCCGAGTCGAAAAGGAATTTCTTAACTGAAATGCTCATAGAAAATGTTGACGGCTAGATTTCCGGATTGGCTGGAGCAAAATAGCATAACTAACAAAAAATTAGGAACATTGAAACCTCAAAGACAGCATTAATAAAATACTTAGCAGAAACCATGTTCCAATGTAAATCTGCAACTCATTTGCTTGTGGCTTTTGGATGGTAACTTGGGCACCTTTGTTAATCCAATCCAGGTCCGGCTGGTGGTGATTGACAGCATTGCCTTCTCGTTTCGCCATGACTTTGATGACCTCTCCCAGAGGACCCGCCTCTTGAACGGCCTCGCCCAGCGGCTCATCCAGATGGCCACCAATCACAATGTCGCGGTATGACCTGTGACCCTTGTCCACTTAGCCTAGTGTCAAAGACCCCAGATGTTGCCTCAccaatagggttgcaaaattctgtgaattttcaataaattccctgttttTTCTCCAACCGGGATTTTGAGAAAACCAGGAAATGTATTGAaggttcctggaattttgcaaccctacttaccAACGTGCACTCATTTCTTATCTATCCTGTCTTAACCCTTCTTTTTATCTGATGACAATTATTTTCATTACTTAATAAAAGCTCATAGAGAAGGGAAACAACAACTATAAAGAGTCCAGTGATAACCACATCCTCCCTTTATAGAGCCTATCKGCCCGCTCCCTCTTGCAAACTACTATAATGTATAGTACAGAGACATTTTATAAGTGCAATGCTGATTTAAGCGGCCAGGTAGATTGAGGTCTAAATGGGACATCCGCTCTGTGCCAGAATGACGCTGgacagtatttttttaaatcagcaaaGAGTTCTCTTAAGGTACATGGAGCAAATTCACTTTGTTCTAGTAATTTGTTGCTTATTTGCACTCAGGAACAACCTGTACCAATTTGGATCCCTACAGGGGCTTGTTTAATGTTCCTTTTCAAAAGTGGCAACTTGATATTAGTTAATTCTTTAAACAAGGGATAAGTGTTGATTTGAAAATAGTGTTGTTGACAAACCGCATTCAACATAATCTTCCTGTTGAATGAGGGAAAGCTCAGTTTGTTTTGAAAGTctattgaaaaagtttggttactagctagctacctttttgAGTTTGGATCACGTGACGctggttggcatcagttgcttgGACTGCTATGATCTGTTCATTGATCCTGCCAGGTCTGAGGAGCTAGCCTAGCCGCCTATCAAGCTAGCCTAGCCGCCTATCAAGCTAGCCTAGCAGTGGGGACATTGACTGGTtctcatcaagctgtccgctcaagatgaagcttctcactgtaactaGTGtgtgtaatctggttcaggttattaatcaacctaccagggtgtttacaaacactacaggaagatcatccacatgtattcaTCACATCTATACAAATACTGtataactttgttctaaagctgtatccgtacccatttggatgcagtgatcacaatatagtggctatatccaggaaagccaaagttcccaAAGCTGGGTCTAAATACTGTAATATTGCACATAAATTCATACTAAGAAGATTGAGGGAGCTGtaatgttagatttcagtgcagcctttgatatgattgaccataacctgttgagaaaatgtattatagcttttcaacctctgccatatagtGGATTCAGAGCTGTCTATCAAATACAACTCagagttttctttaatggaagcttctctaatgtcaaacatgttaaGTGTGGTatactgcagggcagctctctgggccctctaatattttatatttttaccaatgacctgcctttggcattaaacaaagcatgcatgtctatgtatgctgatgattcaacaatGTACACATCAGCTAataaagtcactgaaacccttaacaaagagtttgTCTGtcttggaatgggtggccagtaaaaaactggtcctgaacatctctaaaactaagagcattgtatttggtacaaatcattctagatctcagctgaatctggtaatgaatggtgtggctgttgaacaagttgaggagactgacTTACCTGGTGTTACCTTACatcaacatatagattcaatggttatGAAGATGGATGAGAGGTCTGTTTGGGGAGAAAGGACTCTTTTTTTGACACCGCACTCCACAAAGCAAATCCTGCAGGccctagttttatcttatcttgattattgtccagtcatatggtcaagtgctgcaaagaaagaccttgttaagctgcagctggcccagaacaacgtcttgctcttcattgtaatcagagggctaatattaatactatgcacgccagtctctcttggttaagagttgaggaaagacggACTGCGTCACTTgtttttttaagaaacattttgtttGAAATTCCAAATTTGTTTTCATAGTCGACTCACACACAGCACTGATACGCACACTTATGACACCAGAGGTCTTTTAACAATACCCAGGTCCACAACAAATtaaaggaaacgtacagtatgaTACAGAGCCATGAATGCATGAAACTACCATCttttatatagcgcaagtgaacagcaaaccttgtTTCAAAAAACCAATAAAGCAACACCAAGGCGCAATGCCTCTCCCCAATGCAAcctacttgtttttttattttatatttttaccttttatttaactaggaaagtcagttaaggacaaattcttattttcaatgacggcctaggaacagtgtgtaaactgccttgttcaggKgcagaacgacagatttgatttctttgtcagcttggggattcaatcttgcaacctttcggttactagtccaacgctctaaccactaggctacctgccgccccagtacgGAGTAACTGttagatgcacacacactacatgttaatgtttttaaatttatATCAATTGTAAAGTCTCGTCTGTAGTCTTTTTCATATAtgtcagaccccagtaagactagctgtcgtcaTTGGCGTTGGCTAATGGGATCATAATAAATAAATTGTGGAGGCAATACATTCAAGCAATTTGTGAAAAGTGATAGGTATACTGACTTGGAATAATATAACTCTTGAAACTTCCATTTCCTTCGTGTTTAGGTCATTCTTACCAATCAGATGACTACAAAGGTTTGGAGTGGCCAATCGAAGCTTGTTCCTGCCTTAGGTGAGAAGGATTGTTGTGATGCACTGACTGTAGATGCTACAAACAATAATACCTACCTCCCCTTAAACTGTACATGAAAATTATGTAACAAATGGTTAGGGCCAAGAATTACAGTACATTTTGCAATTCAGCCAGTCATATACTTCTCCCAATTTTTAAACCCAATTCATTTACCATACTGTACCATTAGCTTTCGCCTGTCTGCCAATGGCTCATAAATATTTCTCAGTGTCATGTGTGGCTGTGCTAAGTAACTGTTGTTAAATGTGAGCGTGTTGATGATGCACGGGGTTAGGTCACTGATTGTAGACGTGATTAACATGGCTCTGTGTGGTTGTCTGTGGACTTGTAAATCTGCAGGTGAGAGCTGGGGTCACGCTGCTACACAGAGACTCATCCTACACTGGGAGGGCACACACAGGTACTGTACTAACACCCCTTTACATGGATGGTCTCTTGAAGGAAGCCTACATGCTACCACAATTATTTGTCCCtgccagggtttctgttaggaaaatgtggcactgGACAACGTGACCAGCAAGATTTACATTTACCAAACATTTGAGAAATTACCGGACTTCCATTTGCATTAGGTGCGTAACgcattagggcgtccacccacggtgctcaaaATCATATGTAGATTATtgtaattcatcttaacagaatATAAATTAGCCTGTAAAGTTATAATATAGAACAACGTTCTTATATCCACATGACCAGTTTtattgaaaaacaaaacattgccCGATGCATATTCATCCCTGCTTTAAATCATAACTGAATATCATTGGGGGAAATATATATTTAGCCTAGAAGAACAAGTTGCCTACACAGTAATGAAACACAACttcaaaatataatatttgtgTAATATAATTTGCGAACGACCTGTCCTATAGGCTATTTGTTTGAAcattttaattaataaataaaaaaacacagctgTTTTCAAATACAGTCTAGGGCTCTCTAATTTAATTTAGCCTTGGCATGAACAAAACACTGCTGTCTACGAAAACCAGGGCCAGCCCGCCCCATTGCCGCTGCGATTCAGCACCACGGCAGTGGAAAGAGGCCACTCTAGGGGGCAACAAaatgaaaaaattaaataaaactaaTGTTGGACAATCAAAATCTATATGTAAATTAACAATTCTTTAACGCTGGTTCATTGAGGGAAAGCTTATTTTGCAAGGCTCCTGTGAAACGATGGAAGTACTTGTTTCCAAAGCTCAAATGATATCACACTTTTTACAGTTTTACTGGATTATTGTCATTTGAACTATTGTGGGGTCGTGACTAGTTTtttatatataacacacacactaacagaaacatctcaacatcaactgttcagaggagactgcatgaatctgTATGTCCAACTTTTTTTTCAAGCCTTACGTAAGAGAGGCTGCTCTACTTATTTTTCTCTGAAAGCTCGAAAGCTCAAAAGCCCCCCAAAATACTCTAGAATAACAATGGGAGGCAATGTCACATTCTTcagatttgtttgtttttcataaGTGAAGTTCAGCCTGCTCTGAAAAAATGACTGTTTCGTGTTTGAAGTTTTGGTCCAGAGCTAGTGCATTATCGTAAATGTAGTTTTCATTTTGACATATTGACAGATTCATATCCAAGCATAAACACAGTCCTGCGCACCCCTCCCAAAGTGAAATGCCAGTCTTGGGTGCTGTGGTCCCTTGGTTCCAATGGACACTTTTCAGGCCTGGCTGGCgtaagtgtgtgtttgagtgtgctaCTGCTCAAACACTTACAGTAGTTGGAGGTAAAGTGCATCACTTTGCAGATGGAGCCAGCCTGCCTTTTGYCAAATGGCTTTCTCACTACAATGGCTGCTGCTGCCTATCAGTCAGTGGAGAAAAGCTCAGTGTCTATAAAGCCCAAGGTCTTTTGGTTGCCGGCGGCACAGCTCTTCTTTAGTGTGTCATTGTGCACTGTAGTTTATCCTCACTCTGTTTGAATGGCAGCACACACTTGCTAacccctctccctcccgctctccacTAAATGAGAAATGGACAGGATGACTAACATCATGTTCTATATGAATGGCTGTTTTTATGAGGTGTTGACATGTGTCTTGCCCTTGTGAAAGACTGCAGCTCCTCACCCAGGGTTTGATACTACGCCCAAAACAGCCACATTTGCAACTGTTTGATTTGGCAGTGCGACACATTCTGAATTGGTCGCAAGGGTGCCAGTGAAAAGAATGTGCCTAGTCATTAGGGGAGTGCTGAGTAGTCGGACAAAACAAGTATCATAACGGATATGGGCAATTTTCTGGATACGATTATGatccatgtatttttttgtaataatctgtgataaaaaatatatatttttggaatcTAGCATGCATCTTTGTCGTGTGAGCTTCTACGTGGTCTAAATAACTGGCTAGTTTGGATTTAACACTGATACAAATGCATCTGTAAAAGGCTAATATCGGCCaatttttgaaatatatttttttatattggtgAACCAATAAATCGGTCGGGCTCTGAGTAGAAAGTGTACTTGTTTGCCTTTTGGACATTGCTCATCAAGCATCAATGAGGTTGTAATCGGATTATAtccatttcacaaaatagatggcttcatgaggaaggacaattatgtggatatatcagcaacatctcaagacatcagtcaggaagttaaagcttggttgcaaatgggtcttccaaatgggcaatgaccacaagcatacttccaaagttgtggcaaaatggcttaaggacaacaaagtcaaggtattggagtggccatcacaaagccctgacctcaatcctatagaaaatttgtgggcataactgaaaaagcgtgtgcgagcaaggaggcctacaaacctgacttagttacaccagctctgtcaggaggaatggcccaaatttcacccaacttattgtggaaggctacccgaaatgtttgacccaagttaaataatttaaaggcaatgctaccaaatactaattgagtgtatgttaacttctgacccactgggaatgtaatgaaagaaataaaagctgaaattaataattctctactattattctgacatttcacattcttaaattaaatatttttactaagattaaatgtcaggaattgtgaaaaactgagtttaaatgtatttggctaaggtgtatgtaaacttccgacttcaactgtacaaactctgccttcctggcgggcccagagagcaaatcaagtgcactatattGCTAATAAATGGATTTACAGCTACATGATCCTATTTCACTATTTAGGCTTGCATATCTGTTAACTTTTTTCCTTCATTACCCACCCTAATTCA
Coding sequences within it:
- the rad51c gene encoding DNA repair protein RAD51 homolog 3, with amino-acid sequence MQRDVSSYAIAPSVKVKLLNAGFLSAADLCDLRPLQLSKEACISQEEAVEVLQAMRCELGQERAAAGRLTALELLGREQELGTIVTFCSALDMALGGGMPVGKTTEVCGAPGVGKTQLCIQLSVDVQIPVCFGGLGGKSLYIDTEGSFLVQRAVDLAQAAVEHCGLLAEDSEQQEALKGFTVETILSNLFLVRCHDYVELLAETYLLADFLAQHPGVRLVVIDSIAFSFRHDFDDLSQRTRLLNGLAQRLIQMATNHNVAVILTNQMTTKVWSGQSKLVPALGESWGHAATQRLILHWEGTHRLASLYKSPSQREATVPYQITGQGFRDAPPSDQPKASDDPSVRQSGSLSKRPRMEEDQSTRT